The Papaver somniferum cultivar HN1 chromosome 3, ASM357369v1, whole genome shotgun sequence genome includes a region encoding these proteins:
- the LOC113361156 gene encoding uncharacterized protein LOC113361156 isoform X1 has translation MTSTSANCQTVNCTALTNSTPTDDTLPLILSTSVSSLAGDEWFEYVDNFRITKVYADLYKKIYSKHGHMATKKVIRSNDDILLVCVTSLLKIVSAMETVRGVDLSVALLESWEGDIGDAETLQFNIKWLRGIFNKLKKSWKLSFMIDKEVESREQVLEATQVEYAGLLRSRKVELETELLEVTVKIREFEGKISSEREAIQVKMAEKNIFLFEPVLGSLFNPELTN, from the coding sequence TGCACAGCATTAACTAATTCGACTCCTACTGATGACACTCTTCCTCTCATACTGTCTACAAGTGTTTCTAGTCTAGCGGGAGATGAATGGTTTGAATATGTGGACAATTTCAGGATCACAAAAGTATACGCAGATTTGTATAAGAAGATCTATAGCAAGCATGGGCATATGGCGACTAAAAAGGTCATCAGGTCCAATGATGACATACTACTTGTATGTGTTACTAGCTTGCTGAAGATTGTCTCTGCCATGGAAACTGTAAGGGGTGTGGATTTGAGTGTAGCGCTGCTAGAAAGTTGGGAAGGAGACATTGGAGATGCTGAGACCTTGCAATTTAACATTAAGTGGCTCCGTGGGATATTCAATAAACTTAAGAAGTCTTGGAAGTTGTCTTTCATGATAGATAAAGAAGTTGAAAGCCGTGAACAAGTTTTGGAGGCAACACAGGTGGAGTATGCTGGCCTTCTTCGTTCAAGAAAAGTTGAACTTGAGACGGAACTTCTGGAGGTGACAGTGAAAATTAGGGAATTTGAAGGTAAGATTTCGTCTGAACGCGAAGCTATCCAAGTAAAGATGGCAGAGAAGAACATATTTCTGTTTGAGCCTGTTCTGGGGAGTTTGTTTAATCCAGAGCTTACAAATTGA